The sequence ACGAGGCGATCTGGGCGTCCGTGGCCTCGCCTTGCATGATCTCGCGCATCACCGCCTCGGCCTCGGCTTCGGCAAGGTTCGTTCCGGCTATGACCTTCGCGATGGCTT comes from Nitrospirota bacterium and encodes:
- a CDS encoding anthranilate phosphoribosyltransferase; amino-acid sequence: MIKEAIAKVIAGTNLAEAEAEAVMREIMQGEATDAQIAS